TACGGAAATATAGAAGATTATGCTATATTGGCCCTGCTTCCCTCCTACCTGGAGCGTGAAGGTTCCTCACTAATTTATATGGTTGAAGACCTGATCCGGATGACAAACAATCCGGACAGCGGTTTTTACCTGTTCAACCACGATGATCTGATAAAAAAAATGGCCCGGCTGGAATCACAAAATCAAAATACGATCCTTATTGGGGTCACCTATGGCTTATTGGATCTGCTCGAGAAACAATCTTTCAGCCTAGACAACACCATCATTATGGAAACCGGCGGGATGAAAGGCAGGCGCAAGGAGATGATCCGTGAGGAATTACATCAAGTCCTTTGTGAAGGTTTCGGGGTCAATGCCATCCATTCAGAGTATGGCATGACAGAATTGCTGTCGCAGGCTTATTCTTTCGGAAACGGTATTTTTGAATGCCCGCCCTGGATGCATATCATGATCCGTGATACAGAAGATGCGTTAACTTATATGGAAGACGGAAAGACAGGCGGCATCAATGTTATTGATCTGGCAAATATCAATTCCTGTTCGTTTATAGCCACGCAGGATTTGGGAAAAAAATACCCCAACAGTGCTTTCGAAGTGCTGGGGCGTTTTGATCATTCGGACGTCCGTGGATGTAACCTGATGGTATTGTAATTATTGTTTTATCAGCTTTAGGGTTTCTACTCCATTTTCCGATTTAAGTTTCAAGAGATAGATT
This genomic stretch from Flavobacterium pallidum harbors:
- a CDS encoding LuxE/PaaK family acyltransferase, with translation MINPSDIFTISSQKQFEKMALKVFRYQHEHNAVYRQFCDLLKTEKQEVKSLVQIPFLPIQFFKTHKVLSGTDEVQETFTSSGTTGMATSRHLIADLSLYETSYRKAFTAFYGNIEDYAILALLPSYLEREGSSLIYMVEDLIRMTNNPDSGFYLFNHDDLIKKMARLESQNQNTILIGVTYGLLDLLEKQSFSLDNTIIMETGGMKGRRKEMIREELHQVLCEGFGVNAIHSEYGMTELLSQAYSFGNGIFECPPWMHIMIRDTEDALTYMEDGKTGGINVIDLANINSCSFIATQDLGKKYPNSAFEVLGRFDHSDVRGCNLMVL